In one window of Macadamia integrifolia cultivar HAES 741 chromosome 2, SCU_Mint_v3, whole genome shotgun sequence DNA:
- the LOC122093703 gene encoding uncharacterized protein LOC122093703 codes for MNTDITASVKPEYPVIDRNPPFTKTLANFSALDYLRFVTITGVSVTVGYLSGMKPNIRGPSMVTGGLIGLMGGFMYAYQNSAGRLMGFFPNDEEVARYKKLNNF; via the exons ATGAACACAGATATCACTGCCTCTGTGAAGCCTGAGTATCCAGTAATCGATCGAAACCCTCCCTTCACGAAGACTCTTGCCAATTTCAGCGCACTTGATTACCTTCGATTCGTTACCATCACCGGAGTCTCCGTCACAGTCGGATACCTTTCTG GAATGAAGCCCAACATTAGAGGTCCTTCGATGGTAACTGGAGGTCTGATCGGTCTCATGGGCGGATTTATGTACGCGTATCAGAACTCTGCTGGGAGGCTCATGGGGTTCTTCCCTAATGACGAAGAGGTAGCCCGGTACAAGAAATTGAACAACTTTTAG